One genomic segment of Pristiophorus japonicus isolate sPriJap1 chromosome 8, sPriJap1.hap1, whole genome shotgun sequence includes these proteins:
- the LOC139269139 gene encoding putative nuclease HARBI1, translating into MELCNLLQAELEPQTQVRTALSVASKVTITLNFYATGSFQAATVDMCNISQFADYTSIQEVTDALYRRRADYISFPMTTDKQLECQTTFLHVARFPWVQGVIDCTQVSLRAPQQTPEQFKNGKGFLSLNVQLVCDHSCKIMQVDARFPGSSHDSFILCQSSVPGLLTGPNEHCCWLLGDKGYALSTWLMAPLRNPRTAAQLGYNESLTATRTIIELTIGILKQRFHCLDHSGGVLQYSPEHVSIFVVVCCMLHNLVIMRAQPLEDEAAQLRSGRSWLRAAVILRAHIRIWLRGASTTPLGQHHTFPTKLLEHRTARCGGTVRPLVDYGGPSHIGSNQILHSL; encoded by the exons atggagctctgcaatctcctgcaagcAGAATTGGAGCCTCAAACACAGGTCAGGACAGCCCTGAGTGTGGCATCCAAGGTGACTATCACCCTCAACTTTTATGCGACTGGGTCCTTCCAAGCAGCCACTGTGGAcatgtgcaacatctcgcagtttgcagactACACATCGATacaggaggtcacagatgctctataTCGGAGGAGGGCCGATTACATCTCATTCCCCATGACTACGGACAAGCAGTTGGAGTGCCAGACCACATTCCTTCATGTTGCGCGCTTCCCCTGGGTCCAGGGGGTCATTGACTGCACCCAGGTCTCTCTCAGGGCACCCCAACAAACTCCCGAGCAATTCAAAAACGGCAAGGGTTTcctctccctcaatgttcaactcgTTTGCGACCACAGCTGCAAGATTATGCAAGTggatgcccggtttcctggcagtagtcatgattCTTTCATACTGTGCCAGAGCAGTGTACCAGGCCtcctcactggtcccaatgaaCATTGCTGCTGGCTTCTTGGTGACAAGGGCTAcgcactgagcacttggctcatggctCCTCTGCGCAACCCTAGAACTGCTGCGCAGCTCGGGTACAATGAGAGTCTGAcggccaccaggaccatcatcgagCTCACAATTGGcattctcaaacagaggttccattgcctggaccactcagggggtgtgctgcagtactcgcctgaacatGTCTCCATATTcgtagtggtgtgctgcatgctccacaacctggtgatcatgagggcacagccattggaggacgaggcagca caattgcggagtggcaggtcttggctcagggctgctgtgatcctgagagcccACATCAGAATATGGCTCCGAGGAGCCAGCACCACTCCCCTGGGGCAACACCACACCTTCCCCACCAAGCTACTGGAGCACAGGACGGCGAGGTGTGGTGGCACCGTTAGGCCCCTGGTGGACTATGGTGGACCCAGCCACATTGGCAGCAATCAGATCTTGCATAGCCtctag